The genomic segment CCTGTCTATGTCCAACACCTGGCCCaacaagagagagaacagcCCTCACCAGCAAGACAGCAGCCCCTggagagacacagcagacacagcaaAAGGTAATCTAGTAAAAAGTTATTAGTCGTATATATCTGATTTGTCTGCTGAATGTGAGAATGTTGTGGCCTCTATTTTGTATCATCTCTATTTTGTATCGTCTTTTCTTCCATCCTACCCCCTCCAGGAGACCAACTCTCTAGCAGGTGCTCTCCCCGGCCCCTTCGTGCCTCCCTCATGAGTTCTTCTTCCACTTCATCATTCCGCCGGGCTCTGAGCAGCACCAGGGCAACCCTCTCTATCTCACCAGTAGTCCCTCCAGTAGAGCATGCCCATTCTTATAATGGCCAGAGGTCCAGTGCTTCAGGCAGCCCTCAGAACCAGCAGCTAGAAAAGAGTCTTCATCTGGACCCTGATAGCTTCACTGAGGATCAAGTGGATAATTCTCTGGACGTGGAGGAGGTCAGCAAACTGTCTTTTCTTAGAAAAACTCAGCTAGAAAATGTGGGACACTGCAAGTTCCAACATGCACCTTCAGCATGTGAGAGCTCTTAAAAAACTCTCAGTATTTTGGGTATGATACCGAATGATTAAAGGCATGAGGGCAAAGTCTGCTTGTCCAGGGGCATGAAGTTTGGCTCCATTAATAATATTCTTTTCTATGGACACGTGGTCCAATTTGTGTGTTGATCACAGATGATGAACTCGCTGCGCTCATTGCGCAACAGCGCTGCCAAGAAGAGGGCCAAAGCGAGCCTTAGCAGTCCAGATCCAGACAGCCCTGACTCTGCTGTGAGGTTAGACCTGGGGCTGGACTCACCATCACACACCTCTCCGAAGCTTACCAGCTCAGCCAGTGAAAGTGGTCTGTCCAGTCTGGGCTCGGTCGCCAATTCCAGCTCCAATGGCATCAAAACCAGGTAAAAGACCCACAGTTTGCTGGGTTCCATCTTTTAACTAGTTCACATGGTCTGATGGATATTATGtcatctttgtgtctgtctttgagaagataaatactttaaatagaATAACTAGAGATCATGATATAAGCTTTATACTTCTACCATAGGTTTCTCCAGTTTACTAAATAATCTGATTTGATCTTGGTTCACCTTTTGCAGTATGTTAGGACAATAGTTGACTCAAGTCCTTCCTGTTGTGTCCTTTTTGGAACACTTTAACTTGTGACAAGTGGGAAACTGGTATTCATCTGGTGTTGTGTGACAATGTGTTGAGCACTGCTGAGCAGTTTCACAGCATAATTTCTCACCTGTCACATCTGTCAACAGTCCTGGAAGCTCTGCCTCTTCAGGAATGAAACCTCGCATCGCAAGAATGCCTTCTGCAAAACTGAAGACTTCTATGTCCATGGACTTCAGCAGCCTTCAAGGTATAAAAAGGGAGGGAGTTGTTTTGCCCACTCTGTGTTAGTGGGTTGTATCTTATTTACATCTTTGTATTTTGCTTTGTCAAGGAATGTCCCAGAGAAGTGAACTATCTTCTGAGGTGGGTGTTGTTGGGCAGAGAGTCACTTACTCCAACGGAACAAGCAAAACTGAGGAGAAGACAACGGGACCCTCCCCTCCATTGGTCAAACCTGCCATTCGCGAATCAGTCAGAGGCCTGAAGCCTGCCAAAGGTCAGCCAGTAGTGACAGTGGATTCACCTGGGAATAATACTTTGTGTGCATGAATAATTAAATCAATCAGTAAAACATCTGCTTTGATCTTTAGGATCacagagccacagcagcaggaactCACCAGGCACAGACATGCCTGAAGGAGTCATTGGAAGAGGTCAGTCTGTAAAGGGCATAAATCATTGTTCAGTTGCCCAGTATTTTGCTTTCTTACTGAGCTAGTGTGGTACTGTAACTCATTGCTGTTTTACAACAGACTCAAAGAAACActacaaaatacagtttttatgaTCCTCATTTTCTAGTAAAGCTCTTGAATATCCTATATACtatatgttcatgttcacagttaaattgtttttaaaaaaaatgaagtagatCTTATTACTGATGTATTTAGCAGTTCAGACTGTTGTGTCCACATTTCCGGTCATTCATTTAAGTTATCTGCAAACATCTCCCTTATGTGTCACAGGCATGTTTGGCACTGCAGTGTCAAGCCGTCCAGGAGTCGTCTTGTCACATGAGCAGGGTGAATCAGTGGCCAAACCCCCCACTGATCCCTCAGCTGGTATCTACAGCCATGCTCTGTCTGGCAGTCACATAGACAGTGATGAGAGCCCACGTCAAGATGAGCTTCAGGTTAGTCACACTTTATACAATGGTAAAACATAGTACACCATAGAAAGTTTCCAGCTATCTAAGTACCACCTGGTATGTTTTCTACTGGTATGATGTGCAGGAGAGGATCAGGAATGCTAGGGTCGGCCGGGATAGGATGCGGCAGCAGCATCTTGATCAGCAAGAGGGGCAATCCGGTCAAGGGGACATCACACGAGACAAGATTCGCCACCGTGTCAGACAGATGCTATCTGATTCACCTACAGAGGAGAATAAAGCATTAATCATCAAAGGCAAGAGAAACTTCTGGAAACCTTACCCAACAACATGTATTTCTTCATAAATTGGAGTTGATTTCTGAGTTGAAATAGCTATGAATAAGATAAATTACCACTTCCAcgataaatgtattttatttatcaagGTTGTCCTTATATTAAATGGTCTGATAAGTTCAGTGTAAAAATCCAGTTTGGAGAAGTGTCTTTATTCACTAAATAACACAGCACAGAATATAATTGTAGTTGTTGCAGTTAGAGCCTTGAAATCTTGATCTTCTGTGTTGTAGATCTGCATCTGAACGGCAGCACACTGACCTCAACCAAAGCAGACCATCTCTCTGACGAGTCCCCTCTCAGCCCCACCAGCCCTGTCAGCCCGCCAGGACCCCAAAGCCCCATCAAGTGCTTCACTCCGCCCCACCAGCCAAGCCCCCCCACAGTGCCCCCCAACCCTAAGAACCTCTCACGGCTTAGGAGGGCTCCTAGCCTCAGCAGAACCCGACCTTCGCTGTCACATAGCTCAGGTTTGTGAATCTAAAAACCCAACACTTGCACCAAATGTCGGGCTCAGTCATCTGCttttataaaccaaaaaatGTCCCTGTGCATCTTTATAACATTGCTCCGTGTAATCTCTCAGATGGTCTGACACTGGCTCGCAATTTAGCACAATCCCACTGCATTACAAATAGATAAACCAGTATTTTAACAGGTCTTTGTTTATGGAAAATGCTGGTACATTAATTAGACAGTCAGAGCCATTAGAGCATGGGTGAATAAGATGTTTGCTTTGGTTAATGTGGCACATTGCTGTGTTTTGACAATCTACTGTTAATGCActgctgcccacacacacactactttgTTTTCAGACGGATAGAGATGTAACATGGAACcgaatctgtgtgtgtgtgttgtgttgtgtggtgtctGATAGACCATTTAGATGAGCTGTCCCCTGGCACTATGGGCCACAAGAAAAATCTCTCAGAGCCTCCAGAGCTGTGTCCGTTTTCCAAACCAGACCTGGCACTGACACAGAGCTTCAACCTGCTAAGCTCTGAGGActggtgagaaacactgaatacatCATAAAGACAACTCACATCTAGAGGTCCTACatatatttatgaaatataGACAATATAAAGATTTAAAACTATCCCACTTTAAAATTACTGTTATCccaaatattgtgatatttgtgtTACAAAATCTTAAAGCTGTAATAGCTTTTTATATTACGTAGCCACTTTCAACACACATCATATTTAACAGCAACcaatatatttcagtttggtGAAGAAAGTAAAGTCTATACAAAAAATGGCTGCcaactgtgtctttttttcaatCCAGGGAGAAAAAGATTGAGGGTCTGATGTTCCTGCGCTCTCTGGCCCACTACCACTCAGACACACTCCAGAGCAGGCTTCATgatgtctgcctgtctctcatTCAAGAGGTAGTTTAAATTGTTGGATTACAATCCcacatcatttttacatgttttccaCGTGCTGCCTTACACCGTCTGATGTAGACCTGCCTCTCtcttaatttaaatgttaatatctTATTTTGCAGATCAATTTCATTTGTCAGGGTTTCAgtaattatacagtatatattctcTGCCTGGTGATTCTTTTGTCAGATAGATATCTTTAATATCTCTCCATGACTTGCTGTTTGATGCTGGAATTGTATTGTTTCCCCTTAAGTATTATTAATAAGGTCCATCTTCTTCAGGTGAAGAACCTTCGGTCAGGTGTGTCCAGGGTTGCAGTGTGCACTCTGGGAGACCTGTACACCCACATGCAGAAGGCAATGGACCAGGAGCTGGAGGGGACAGTTAAAGCTTTACTGCAGAAGGCTGGAGAGAGTAATGCCTTCATTAGGCAGGATGTTGATGCAGCACTGGATTGCATGGTGCAGCACTGCACCCCCACTCGCAGCATCAATGCTCTACTCACTGGAGGACTCAGGTTAGtgtacatgcatacacacacacagtgaattgTTCTACCAAACTTAAAATTTGGAACATTTGTGGGTGCATTTGCTCTATTTTAAAcaccaaataattaaaaaaaaaaaattatatctgATTGCTGAATGGATTTCCCCTCCACTGATAGTCACCTCAGTGCAGTGGTGAGAAAATGCACTGCTCAGCATCTGGCCAATCTGGTAGAGAAGGTTGGTGCTGCCCGTCTTCTCTCTGGGGGTAAAGATCTCACTGACAGAATCTTACCTGCTGTCACCAAACTCGCACAGGACTCTTCACAGGAATCCAGGTAtgagagacttttttttttctttttttttaaataaaatttacaaaTTAAGAATTTATTATATGttgattgttattattatgcCATCAAAACTGCAACAGAGATTACACTGGGAAATACTAAATATGAACATCTCAAAACCACTGTCTGTTGTGGACAGAGTTGACTCAGCTCTGTGGTTATTTTTGATGCCATATTTTATGGTGGTGGTACCTTGCTGTTCTGGTGCTGGATTGCATTATATTGAaacctgtttgtatttttatgttacCCTATATatgtaaatggataaaatatGAGAAGCATCTTTTggtataatgcaatacagtacagtataacccaacatactgtatgtcacaaaCCTGCACTCTGAAACAAGTATTTagaacactgaagaaaaaactgTGTCAGTCATGAGTAAATATTGGCACTTAGTGTTTGAGTTATTACAATGGTTCAACCCACAGGTACTTTGGGCGGCGAATGCTGCTGTCCCTGTCATCCCACCCTGACTTTGACAAGATCCTGGAAAAATATATCCCCACCAAAGACCTGCCAACTGTCAGAGACACTGTCTTCACTCTCAAGACAAAGGTGCGGcatctgttcctctgtgtgtttataacatTGGTGTTTTTGCTAGAGGCCACACTGCCATCTTACCTGGAGATTGTGGGTTATTTTAGGGTCTTGGTGAGATGCCTCAAGACACCCAGTCAGCCCGGGGCAGACGCTCCCTCCCAGGCAGTGGCACAGTCAGGGCCTCGTCTCTCACCAGGGAGCCTCTCAACCAGACCAACAGGTGAGTGTGAATATCAAGCACTACAGCAGAGGTGCCTGCACACACTTAATTCAGCCTTTTAAGCAGCTGCTTTCACAAACTGCATAACACATGAGTTATTCATACTTAACTCGCGGGTTTATAAAGGTGAACcatttgatgtattttgtcTCATCTACAGGGAGTCCAACAGCCATTACAGCTGTAGATCTCAGACACACAGTATTGCGGACAAGACTGAATACATCATGCAGATCTCAGGTCTGCTGGGTTCAAAGGACTTCAGAGAGAGGATCAAGGGAATCGACCAGCTAGTGGCTGACTGCCAGCACAACCCCAACATGGTCATCAATAGTATATTCCCGGTTAGTACTAGCATTTTTGGTTATCCGTGACGGTCCATGACTTCAGTGAAGTTACACCAGCGGTCAGACAAGTGTTGAACTTTTCCATTGGacattgctctttcaaaatgacttGCTGCAAACAGTCTATTACGTCGTCAGGGGGTGTTTACAGCAGATGCACAACGGTTTTCATCTACTGTATATCCTCAAATAGTGACTGGGGCCTTTATTTACCGCATCTGCAGAAGGTAACAGGCCTCTATTTTtaattccctctgtttgatatcaATAATTGGTCAAACcagtattttaatacaatttaaaaaaattatagtaaaaaagagttttgttttcagtatttttttcaatatttctttGTTATAAACTCATCTTGTCATAGTTTTCAGCTACCACCATACAATTCTGTTTCATCATGAAATCATCACCAAACTGTCtctcttttacctttttgtttttctcccttgGGCTCCCCTTCTGTCAGGTGTTTGATGCCTTCAAGGCCAGGCTGCAGGAGTCCAACAGCAAAGTCAACCTGTATGCCCTTGAGTCACTCCAGAAAATCATCCACTTGATGAAGGACAACCTGTCCCAAGTAGTCAACATCCTGGTCCCAGCAATCGTGGACAATCACCTCAACTCCAAGAACAATGCGATCTACTCTGCTGCTATTGGAGCCATTAATGCACTTATCTTAAATCTTGGTACTCACTTCAAGCATTTGGATTTTGTAGTATAGGTGAATTTGACATCTGATTAAAAGAATTCCTTTTCATATtgtacttttctttgtttccttgaTAGATAACATACTCCTTCTCCAGCCCTTCTGCACCAAGGCTCAGTTTTTAAGTGGCAAAGCAAAGGTGGATCTTATCGAAAAGGTTGCAGGTATGTCCGTTGTGATCATTCTGAACGCTGTAATAAGTTCTAACCTCTGCTCTCTGATTTGTTTGTATCTGACCAATTCTTATTtccttccacttcctgttttccagATCTTGTGACAGAGCTGTACCCTCGCAAACCCCAGGTGGTGGAGCAGAAAGTGCTTCCCTTGCTGTGGCACCTCCTGGGCACCTCCACTCATAGCGGCACCATTCATGGCCGGGGCGGAAGCGTGAGGGGTGCTACCGCCAACCTGTGCCAAGCCCTTTATGCCCAGATGGGGTCCAGCCTGAGCGAGTGTGCTGCCTCCCAGCCTGCCAATGTCCACAAAGGTTTAAACGAGTTCCTGAGGGCATTATCCTAAAGGTTAAGCCGAATCCAAACACAACCAAATGTTGGAAAAGAAGAACATTAACACTGACCTTACTTGAAGACGGAGATGTGCTACATTTCTTTTAGTGCCTGCACTTTTATACCAATAAAGAGAAAGTCCTTAAAAATTAGGCGCTCTTAATTCTTATCTCAGTGAGATCTCCTCTGGTACAGAAGCATGAACAATATCACATACTGACATCAGGTCTTACACATACTCAACCTGCTCTCTTTGCACTTTGAAAAGGTAGCTCATTATCATGATAGACGTCATGAGTTTTACATTATACCTATATATCCTATGATTGTCAttggttttttttcataatcTAAACATGTACTGTAGACAAATCAGAGACACTATTGCAGAATGTAAGATTGAAATGcacaaaaagaagaggaagacagggaCCTGAAAGATGTATATTTTTGCTGTTTCATCAAAtgtaatgtgatatttttatgtagTTGTTTTGAAAATTTGTGAATTGAGATTAACAAGAATAATACAAAATACTTTTGTACAGCTCAAATGTGTATTTGCACAGTATTAATCGTATGCTGTATGGTACAGTTTATAATTTATCTATTGTGTAATGCTTTTAAAGTCATGTTAATGATGTGCTGAGTtgatactgtctttttttttttgcatgaccAAAATTTACTGGCAGGATCAaaattgtttctatttttgttaAGGAGgcatatatatttgtgtgtgtacactgaTGCCTAGATCACGGTTGGGTTCTAACTAACGCTCCTGGATGAGGACAGCGTGAAAGGAAAAGGAGTTTTTTACTCCTGCGGTT from the Seriola aureovittata isolate HTS-2021-v1 ecotype China chromosome 13, ASM2101889v1, whole genome shotgun sequence genome contains:
- the LOC130180112 gene encoding TOG array regulator of axonemal microtubules protein 1 gives rise to the protein MIPGLISQELQEQLLDPKNYQNRTNGVEELKHILSEVDIKSVQSDSIENFINFLPRLLDDSNFKVLYSTLQILNLLIQRLDTSADKYFKQLVLVALKALGDTRAITRNEYMNVFRQLMKTVAPQQVLDLVICNLKHKNSRVREDVLNIIMAAMLTHPRKDFNIPKLCFEVAPYLADSKKKVRHAALELFAVFDYCLDTGKKQPLMKAVDMVELNEDAEGLMAAVQARRARHVLPKLSSEGIVEYGLVVPKPGQRSLQYGSGADLDWVMNGGRISSARSHRTEPDSDRLYGYGSLGSLTDDLPLQRRIVSAGKGKNKLPWEMSSFSSTENDQQCCTPNGKCSDQVASEDFLPLSRKLSPETYIPSFSSAEPQKPQSTRRRDSPARLRRSGSLNLDPDIFKTTNLSDLDVVAPKGRMLPRNPSVERTFSLPSNPSTSGSFLLPSYPLAALPGGMLTPTLSRRHRDPSLSMSNTWPNKRENSPHQQDSSPWRDTADTAKGDQLSSRCSPRPLRASLMSSSSTSSFRRALSSTRATLSISPVVPPVEHAHSYNGQRSSASGSPQNQQLEKSLHLDPDSFTEDQVDNSLDVEEMMNSLRSLRNSAAKKRAKASLSSPDPDSPDSAVRLDLGLDSPSHTSPKLTSSASESGLSSLGSVANSSSNGIKTSPGSSASSGMKPRIARMPSAKLKTSMSMDFSSLQGMSQRSELSSEVGVVGQRVTYSNGTSKTEEKTTGPSPPLVKPAIRESVRGLKPAKGSQSHSSRNSPGTDMPEGVIGRGMFGTAVSSRPGVVLSHEQGESVAKPPTDPSAGIYSHALSGSHIDSDESPRQDELQERIRNARVGRDRMRQQHLDQQEGQSGQGDITRDKIRHRVRQMLSDSPTEENKALIIKDLHLNGSTLTSTKADHLSDESPLSPTSPVSPPGPQSPIKCFTPPHQPSPPTVPPNPKNLSRLRRAPSLSRTRPSLSHSSDHLDELSPGTMGHKKNLSEPPELCPFSKPDLALTQSFNLLSSEDWEKKIEGLMFLRSLAHYHSDTLQSRLHDVCLSLIQEVKNLRSGVSRVAVCTLGDLYTHMQKAMDQELEGTVKALLQKAGESNAFIRQDVDAALDCMVQHCTPTRSINALLTGGLSHLSAVVRKCTAQHLANLVEKVGAARLLSGGKDLTDRILPAVTKLAQDSSQESRYFGRRMLLSLSSHPDFDKILEKYIPTKDLPTVRDTVFTLKTKGLGEMPQDTQSARGRRSLPGSGTVRASSLTREPLNQTNRESNSHYSCRSQTHSIADKTEYIMQISGLLGSKDFRERIKGIDQLVADCQHNPNMVINSIFPVFDAFKARLQESNSKVNLYALESLQKIIHLMKDNLSQVVNILVPAIVDNHLNSKNNAIYSAAIGAINALILNLDNILLLQPFCTKAQFLSGKAKVDLIEKVADLVTELYPRKPQVVEQKVLPLLWHLLGTSTHSGTIHGRGGSVRGATANLCQALYAQMGSSLSECAASQPANVHKGLNEFLRALS